A DNA window from Xyrauchen texanus isolate HMW12.3.18 chromosome 6, RBS_HiC_50CHRs, whole genome shotgun sequence contains the following coding sequences:
- the ltb4r2b gene encoding leukotriene B4 receptor 2b translates to MLIISMDNITTTINHEDESIVGNNISVTFGALILSIVLLLGVPGNLFIIWSILARARKRSITIVLIFNLACADGFLMCLTIFFIIYLAKKNWVFGGIMCKVLFYSCNTNMYASIMIITLMSLHRLVAVVRPKYLIACTRRRTVLLVLGGLWIVVFLFALPALIFRAELKEKNDRMVCANNHTQSWHVVFQYTLETLIGFLIPYVIIVSSYVCILRRLRQTKFRKKIRSENLIQAIIVTFCIFWLPYHCVNIVQVVAALVPAGSPIKRTLDHIWHSSRAVSSALAFISSCANPVLYTFAGRSYIKADGLAFMARLFEGTVLDYGNKKRHQTRDVIKL, encoded by the exons ATGTTGATCATCTCAATGGACAACATCACAACAACAATCAATCATGAGGATGAGAGCATTGTTGGTAACAACATCTCTGTTACATTTGGAGCCCTCATCCTCAGCATTGTCCTCCTTCTGGGCGTTCCTGGCAACCTCTTTATAATTTGGAGCATCCTGGCACGTGCCCGCAAGCGCTCCATCACTATTGTACTCATATTCAACCTGGCATGTGCAGACGGTTTTCTGATGTGTCTGACAATTTTCTTTATAATATACCTAGCCAAGAAGAACTGGGTGTTTGGAGGTATCATGTGCAAAGTTTTATTCTACTCGTGTAATACAAACATGTACGCCTCCATTATGATCATTACACTGATGAGTCTACACAGACTAGTGGCAGTGGTGCGGCCCAAATACTTGATTGCCTGTACTCGTAGAAGAACAGTATTACTTGTACTTGGGGGACTGTGGATTGTCGTATTTCTTTTTGCACTGCCAGCTTTGATATTCAGAGCAGAATTAAAAGAGAAGAATGACCGCATGGTGTGTGCAAATAATCACACGCAGTCATGGCAT GTGGTTTTCCAGTATACACTTGAGACATTGATTGGTTTCCTGATACCATATGTGATCATAGTCAGCAGCTATGTGTGTATCCTCCGACGCCTACGACAGACCAAGTTCAGGAAGAAGATACGAAGCGAAAACCTTATTCAAGCCATAATtgtgacattctgcattttttgGCTCCCTTACCACTGTGTTAATATAGTGCAA GTGGTGGCAGCACTTGTACCAGCAGGATCACCAATCAAAAGGAC ACTAGATCATATCTGGCATTCCAGTCGTGCAGTTTCGTCCGCTCTGGCTTTTATCAGCAGTTGTGCCAATCCTGTCCTTTACACCTTTGCTGGGCGATCCTACATCAAGGCTGACGGCCTGGCATTCATGGCCAGACTCTTTGAGGGCACTGTTCTGGACTATGGCAACAAGAAAAGACATCAGACCAGAGATGTCATCAAGCTCTAA